The Synechocystis sp. PCC 7509 genome includes a window with the following:
- a CDS encoding fatty acid desaturase — translation MTTSAINVSTLPSRSDLTLKDIIKTLPKECFQQNQRKAWSRALINVLMVGLGYVGLAFAPWYFLPLLWVFTGTGLTGFFVIAHDCGHRSFAKRRWVNDLVGHIFMMPLIYPFHGWRIKHNHHHAYTNHLEQDNAWRPITPEKYEGWGSFRQSVFQGFAKNRFWWVGSIAHWAITHFDLSKYQPKERSYIKLSVAVVVVFAAIAFPLLIATTGLWGVVKFWLMPWLVYHFWMSTFTYFHHTASDVRFEEDSKWQAAIAQLSGTIHCNYPNWVEFLCHDINVHVPHHISTAIPSYNLRLAYQSLQENWAAYLHDECKFSWALIKDVTDKCHLYDEKDCYQSFSEYQQSKQLM, via the coding sequence ATGACTACATCAGCAATCAATGTTTCGACCTTACCATCTAGGTCAGATTTAACTCTCAAAGATATTATCAAAACTTTACCAAAAGAGTGTTTTCAGCAAAATCAGCGCAAAGCTTGGTCTAGAGCGCTTATAAACGTGCTGATGGTGGGCTTAGGCTACGTTGGACTTGCCTTTGCACCTTGGTATTTCTTGCCTTTATTATGGGTATTTACAGGTACGGGGTTAACAGGATTTTTTGTAATTGCTCACGATTGCGGACATCGTTCTTTTGCAAAACGCCGTTGGGTGAACGATTTAGTAGGGCATATATTTATGATGCCGCTAATTTACCCTTTTCACGGCTGGCGAATTAAGCATAACCATCACCATGCTTACACCAATCACCTCGAACAAGATAACGCTTGGCGACCAATTACCCCGGAAAAATACGAAGGTTGGGGAAGTTTTAGACAATCAGTATTTCAAGGCTTTGCTAAAAATCGTTTTTGGTGGGTAGGTTCTATTGCTCATTGGGCAATAACTCACTTTGATTTGTCCAAATATCAGCCCAAAGAACGCTCTTATATTAAGCTTTCTGTTGCCGTTGTAGTAGTTTTTGCCGCGATCGCATTTCCATTATTAATTGCTACTACAGGTCTTTGGGGTGTAGTCAAATTTTGGTTAATGCCTTGGTTAGTTTATCATTTTTGGATGAGTACCTTTACGTATTTTCACCATACAGCGTCCGATGTAAGGTTTGAAGAAGATAGTAAATGGCAAGCTGCGATCGCCCAATTATCGGGTACAATTCACTGCAACTATCCAAACTGGGTAGAATTTCTTTGTCACGATATCAACGTCCACGTACCTCACCATATTTCTACAGCAATTCCCTCTTACAACTTGCGGTTAGCTTATCAAAGTCTTCAAGAAAATTGGGCGGCGTATTTGCATGATGAGTGTAAGTTTTCTTGGGCGCTGATCAAAGACGTTACCGATAAATGTCATCTCTACGATGAAAAAGATTGTTATCAATCCTTTTCGGAGTATCAGCAATCTAAGCAATTAATGTAG
- a CDS encoding class I SAM-dependent methyltransferase: MNSNAQQWNASLYDSKHKFVSQLATDLVELLSPKAGERILDIGCGTGHLTQEIASYGAEVLGIDSAETMILQAKENYLNLQFAVMDATNLEFTEEFDAVFSNAVLHWIKQPEKVITGVWQSLKPKGRFVAEFGGKGNINLIQTALNNAICTEDSAFKEVVNPNYFPSIAEYGILLEKQGFELTFATLFARSTPLDGENGIGNWLKMFRNSVLVAFAEEAQTRILANVESQLRPTLYKNGTWFADYRRLRIVAIKE, from the coding sequence ATGAATAGTAACGCCCAACAATGGAATGCCAGCTTATACGATAGTAAGCATAAGTTTGTCTCACAATTGGCTACCGATTTAGTAGAATTACTGTCGCCAAAAGCAGGAGAGCGCATACTAGATATTGGTTGTGGTACGGGACACCTGACTCAAGAAATTGCAAGTTATGGTGCGGAAGTTTTAGGTATTGATAGTGCGGAAACAATGATTTTGCAAGCAAAGGAAAATTACCTTAATTTACAATTTGCAGTCATGGACGCAACAAACTTAGAATTTACAGAAGAATTTGATGCAGTTTTTTCTAATGCTGTGCTGCACTGGATTAAGCAACCAGAAAAAGTTATTACAGGTGTTTGGCAATCTTTAAAACCAAAAGGACGTTTTGTTGCAGAATTTGGCGGAAAAGGAAACATTAACTTAATCCAAACTGCACTAAATAACGCAATTTGTACGGAAGATTCTGCATTTAAGGAAGTGGTAAATCCTAACTATTTTCCGAGTATTGCCGAATATGGAATTTTATTAGAAAAGCAAGGTTTTGAGTTGACTTTTGCGACATTATTTGCTCGTTCTACTCCTTTAGATGGAGAAAACGGAATAGGTAATTGGCTGAAAATGTTTAGAAATAGTGTATTAGTTGCTTTTGCTGAAGAGGCGCAAACCAGAATTTTAGCTAATGTAGAATCACAATTGCGTCCAACATTATATAAAAATGGTACGTGGTTTGCAGATTACCGACGTTTGCGGATAGTTGCGATTAAAGAATAA
- a CDS encoding TetR/AcrR family transcriptional regulator C-terminal domain-containing protein: MAKTSKPDTASPVPLSRERVLDAALYLADEGGIEALSMRKLAEELGVKAMSLYNHVANKDDVLDGIVDLAIAEIDLPNLEIDWKLAMRRRANSAHEMLLRHPWSTMLIVSRVNVGAAMLRYVNATLGCLHKAGFSFEMADRAWNAIDSHIYGFTLQELNFPFEEAEYSEAAQKGLPLIPAQEYPYLNQLTHQIIGGHYDGIHDFEFGLELILNGLDELLNKK; encoded by the coding sequence ATGGCTAAGACGAGCAAACCCGATACTGCGTCCCCAGTCCCGTTGAGTCGGGAGCGGGTACTAGACGCTGCACTCTATTTGGCTGACGAGGGGGGCATTGAGGCGCTCTCAATGCGGAAGTTGGCGGAGGAACTTGGAGTTAAGGCGATGTCGCTGTACAACCACGTAGCGAACAAGGACGACGTGCTAGATGGCATTGTGGACCTGGCGATCGCTGAAATTGATCTTCCTAACCTTGAAATTGACTGGAAGTTGGCAATGCGACGGCGAGCGAACTCCGCCCATGAGATGCTTTTGCGTCACCCTTGGTCTACGATGCTGATCGTTTCACGGGTTAATGTGGGAGCGGCGATGTTGCGCTATGTAAACGCAACGCTAGGTTGTTTGCACAAAGCGGGCTTTTCCTTCGAGATGGCAGATCGTGCTTGGAATGCCATCGACAGTCATATCTATGGCTTTACGCTTCAGGAACTAAACTTTCCCTTTGAGGAAGCGGAATATTCCGAAGCGGCGCAGAAAGGGCTTCCACTCATCCCCGCTCAGGAGTACCCTTACCTCAATCAACTTACCCATCAAATCATTGGAGGTCATTATGACGGTATTCATGATTTTGAGTTTGGACTTGAATTGATCCTCAACGGACTTGATGAGTTGCTAAACAAGAAGTGA
- the crtD gene encoding C-3',4' desaturase CrtD yields MPSPAKSNKSRIVVIGAGIGGLTAGALLAHRGYEVIILDQAIVPGGCASTFKRQGFTFDVGATQVAGLEPGGIHHRIFSELEIDLPASTPCDPACAVYLPGESKPINVWRNPEKWQQERLRQFPGSQDFWKLLEDLFQASWAFQARDPVLPPRNLWDLWQLMQAVRPGTLITLPYTLMTVGDALRGYGLESDRRLRTFLDLQLKLYSQVDTEETALLYAATALNVSQLPQGLFHLQGSMQVLSDLLVKALERDGGKLLMRHTVESIQLKDGKPTGVVIRNQKNGEVWTQIADEIIANVTVQNLVQLLGENAPKGYTRRVEKLPQASGAFVVYLGVKQEAIPANCPPHLQFLYDSEGVIGENNSLFVSVSHPGDGRAPDGFATIIASSFVDPNPWWSGDYEAMKQEYTKNAIAHLSNFFHLIPETITFQEAATPRTFARYTARDLGIVGGIGQRVPTFGPFGFANRTPIKHLWLVGDSTHPGEGTAGASYSASTVVRQIEA; encoded by the coding sequence ATGCCTAGCCCAGCAAAAAGTAATAAATCCCGCATTGTCGTTATTGGGGCGGGAATTGGCGGTTTAACGGCGGGGGCATTACTCGCACATCGCGGCTATGAAGTGATAATTTTAGATCAAGCTATAGTTCCGGGGGGTTGCGCTTCTACCTTTAAACGCCAAGGATTTACCTTTGATGTGGGTGCAACTCAAGTAGCGGGTTTAGAACCTGGGGGGATTCATCATCGGATATTTTCAGAATTAGAGATAGATTTACCCGCTTCTACGCCCTGCGATCCAGCTTGTGCGGTATATTTGCCAGGGGAAAGCAAACCAATTAATGTATGGAGAAATCCGGAAAAGTGGCAACAAGAAAGGTTAAGACAGTTTCCTGGTAGTCAAGACTTTTGGAAATTGTTAGAAGATTTATTTCAAGCTAGTTGGGCGTTTCAAGCACGCGATCCGGTACTACCTCCCCGCAATTTGTGGGATTTGTGGCAGCTAATGCAGGCTGTACGCCCTGGTACGCTGATTACCTTGCCCTATACATTGATGACCGTAGGAGATGCGCTGCGGGGCTATGGACTAGAGAGCGATCGCCGTTTGCGGACTTTTTTAGATTTGCAACTCAAGCTTTATTCTCAAGTAGACACGGAAGAAACAGCATTACTTTACGCTGCAACGGCTTTGAATGTCTCCCAATTGCCTCAAGGATTGTTTCACTTGCAAGGTAGTATGCAGGTATTGAGCGACTTATTAGTAAAAGCTTTAGAACGAGATGGCGGTAAATTGTTGATGCGTCATACCGTTGAAAGCATCCAATTAAAAGATGGTAAACCTACGGGTGTAGTTATTCGCAATCAAAAAAATGGTGAAGTTTGGACGCAAATAGCCGATGAAATAATTGCTAATGTTACGGTGCAGAACTTGGTGCAATTATTAGGGGAAAATGCACCTAAAGGCTACACTCGCCGAGTAGAAAAACTCCCCCAAGCATCGGGGGCTTTTGTGGTGTATTTGGGTGTAAAACAAGAGGCGATTCCGGCTAATTGTCCGCCACACTTGCAATTTCTCTACGACTCAGAAGGAGTTATTGGCGAAAATAATTCTTTGTTTGTCTCCGTTAGTCATCCCGGCGATGGACGCGCACCCGATGGATTTGCAACAATTATCGCGTCTTCTTTTGTCGATCCTAACCCTTGGTGGAGTGGAGATTACGAAGCAATGAAGCAAGAATATACGAAAAATGCGATCGCGCACCTATCAAACTTTTTCCACCTCATCCCCGAAACAATTACTTTTCAAGAAGCTGCAACCCCCCGTACTTTTGCTCGTTATACAGCCCGTGATTTAGGAATTGTGGGGGGAATTGGGCAAAGAGTACCTACTTTTGGCCCTTTTGGTTTTGCTAATCGCACCCCGATTAAGCATCTATGGTTAGTGGGCGATTCCACTCATCCTGGGGAAGGGACCGCCGGAGCTAGTTATTCGGCTTCAACAGTAGTTAGACAAATTGAGGCTTAA
- a CDS encoding DUF4926 domain-containing protein, whose product MTTKEVKLLDVVALTVDLPEYNLWRGQVGTVVEILADGDAFEVEFSDRNGRTYESMGLRLSQIMVLRFEPASPDSAREMVTV is encoded by the coding sequence ATGACAACAAAGGAAGTCAAATTATTAGATGTAGTTGCCCTTACAGTCGATCTCCCCGAATATAACTTGTGGCGCGGACAGGTTGGTACAGTGGTGGAAATATTAGCTGATGGCGATGCCTTTGAAGTAGAATTTAGCGATCGCAACGGACGCACCTATGAGTCAATGGGTTTACGTCTAAGTCAAATTATGGTGTTGCGTTTTGAACCAGCATCTCCCGATTCTGCCCGTGAAATGGTTACAGTGTAA
- a CDS encoding tetratricopeptide repeat protein, which yields MIITLSLEAEFLFHQGVHQVKAEKYEAAIACFTRALRYKPDYSEALSQRGFALGSLGRHEDAIASFDKALMIRPDACWLWHNRGIALGKLGRYIEAINSFDRALEFNPDSSTVWHNRGITWSDYGVFEKAIASFDRALKLQPNAYWAWYNRGTALRQLQRGEEALNSFDRSIEFKPDGFLPWYHRGLILSDWGKHENAVASFHRALEIQPDCNRTWYNLGLNLGKIKRYEDAIAAFDRVLELKPDDYWGWYHRGVALEQVGRQEEADISHNKAIAIQAQQQLENG from the coding sequence ATGATAATAACTCTCAGTTTAGAAGCAGAATTTCTATTTCACCAAGGAGTACATCAAGTTAAGGCAGAAAAGTACGAAGCAGCGATCGCTTGTTTTACTCGCGCCTTGAGATATAAACCCGATTATAGCGAGGCTTTGTCGCAACGAGGTTTTGCTTTGGGTAGTTTAGGACGACACGAGGATGCGATCGCAAGTTTTGATAAAGCTTTAATGATTCGTCCCGATGCTTGCTGGCTGTGGCATAATCGCGGCATAGCTTTAGGTAAGTTGGGGCGCTATATTGAGGCAATTAATAGCTTCGATCGCGCCTTAGAATTTAATCCTGATAGTTCTACAGTGTGGCACAATCGCGGCATTACTTGGAGTGATTATGGTGTTTTTGAGAAAGCTATTGCTAGTTTTGATCGGGCTTTAAAATTGCAACCAAACGCTTATTGGGCATGGTACAACCGGGGTACAGCTTTAAGACAGTTGCAGCGTGGCGAAGAAGCCCTAAATAGTTTCGATCGCTCGATTGAATTTAAACCTGATGGCTTCCTTCCTTGGTATCACCGAGGTTTAATTTTAAGCGATTGGGGAAAACATGAAAACGCTGTAGCTAGTTTTCACCGGGCGTTAGAAATTCAGCCAGATTGCAATCGTACTTGGTACAATTTGGGGTTGAACTTGGGAAAAATTAAACGCTACGAAGATGCGATCGCAGCTTTTGATCGAGTGCTAGAGTTGAAACCTGATGATTATTGGGGATGGTATCACCGAGGAGTTGCTTTAGAGCAGGTGGGGAGACAAGAGGAGGCGGATATTAGCCATAATAAGGCGATCGCAATTCAGGCTCAACAACAGTTAGAAAATGGGTAA
- a CDS encoding peptidase M15 has protein sequence MKTPQTVKALEELGRVQLSKSFFMREFLYSEIAQIENLSNIPENPELAIASGKNLCQKVLEPIQQQLGRITIRSAYRSPEVNAKGAEKNYNCAANESNYAKHIWDVRDANGYMGATACIIVTSFIPYYERTGDWTALAWWICDRIPDYAELTFFPKYAAFNISWHENPNYPKFIYSYVKDPHTNKNSGYLTKEGMSNFTGSHTEFYQEFVQGL, from the coding sequence ATGAAAACTCCGCAAACAGTAAAAGCCTTAGAAGAATTAGGTAGAGTTCAACTATCTAAAAGCTTTTTTATGCGAGAGTTTCTTTATTCAGAAATTGCTCAAATAGAAAACCTCAGCAATATTCCCGAAAATCCAGAACTTGCGATCGCATCTGGCAAAAACTTATGCCAAAAAGTATTAGAACCAATCCAACAGCAGCTAGGCAGAATTACTATTCGTTCGGCTTATCGTTCCCCTGAAGTGAACGCAAAAGGTGCAGAAAAAAACTATAACTGTGCAGCTAATGAATCAAACTATGCAAAACATATTTGGGATGTACGAGACGCTAACGGTTATATGGGCGCGACAGCCTGCATTATTGTTACTTCGTTTATTCCTTACTATGAAAGGACAGGAGACTGGACGGCTTTGGCTTGGTGGATTTGCGATCGCATTCCCGATTATGCTGAACTAACATTTTTTCCTAAATATGCAGCTTTTAATATTAGTTGGCATGAAAACCCAAACTATCCCAAATTTATCTATAGCTACGTAAAAGATCCCCACACCAATAAAAATAGTGGATATTTAACGAAGGAAGGGATGAGCAATTTTACAGGTTCTCACACCGAATTTTATCAAGAATTTGTCCAAGGGTTGTGA
- a CDS encoding DUF6883 domain-containing protein: MLIPNAENAIVDIRKLRDYCLNLEHDEGKHKALLFLTIFGMTANDAENLRQILLEVIKTHEAKLGRQDEFGQRYTLDFQLEWQDRRGIVRSGWMIEQSFDIPKLTTCYPL, encoded by the coding sequence ATGCTGATTCCAAATGCAGAGAATGCCATCGTTGATATTCGCAAACTTCGTGATTATTGCCTGAATCTTGAACATGATGAAGGAAAACACAAAGCCTTACTATTTTTAACAATCTTTGGTATGACAGCCAACGACGCGGAAAACTTGCGCCAAATTCTTCTAGAAGTTATCAAAACTCACGAAGCCAAATTAGGGCGACAAGATGAATTTGGACAACGCTATACTCTAGACTTTCAGCTTGAATGGCAAGATAGAAGGGGAATAGTTCGTAGTGGTTGGATGATCGAACAAAGTTTTGATATTCCCAAATTAACTACCTGCTACCCTCTATAA
- the modA gene encoding molybdate ABC transporter substrate-binding protein, whose translation MLQKLSLRLSAIALLLILLLSCTTNQSNSLTVSAAASLRNVLEEVKQEYAKLQPDVKIIYNFGASGALQQQIEQGANVDIFISAAAKQMNALESKKLLVANTRKNLLGNQIVLIVPKNTQDISSFTDLQSDRITKIALGEPSSVPAGKYAQEVLSYLNILEATKKKFIFAKDVRQVLSYVETENVDAGIVYVTDAKQSKLVKVIATASAKSHSPVIYPIAVIQSSKNVSQARSFTDFLLSKEAISIYQKYGFKKL comes from the coding sequence ATGCTACAAAAATTAAGTTTACGTTTAAGTGCTATCGCATTACTATTGATCTTACTCCTAAGCTGTACTACCAATCAATCAAACTCTTTAACAGTATCGGCGGCGGCGAGTTTGCGAAATGTACTAGAAGAAGTAAAACAGGAATATGCTAAGTTACAGCCAGACGTAAAAATTATCTATAATTTTGGCGCTTCGGGAGCTTTACAGCAACAAATTGAACAAGGCGCGAATGTAGATATATTTATTTCTGCTGCGGCTAAACAAATGAATGCTTTAGAAAGCAAAAAATTATTAGTTGCAAATACTCGAAAAAATCTGTTAGGCAATCAAATTGTGTTGATTGTACCAAAGAATACTCAAGATATTTCTAGCTTTACAGATTTACAGAGCGATCGCATTACAAAAATTGCTCTTGGCGAACCCAGTAGCGTACCTGCGGGAAAATATGCTCAAGAAGTTCTAAGTTATTTAAACATCCTTGAAGCTACTAAAAAAAAGTTTATTTTTGCTAAAGATGTTCGTCAGGTTTTAAGTTATGTAGAAACAGAAAATGTTGATGCAGGTATTGTTTATGTTACTGATGCTAAACAATCAAAATTAGTTAAAGTTATTGCAACGGCTTCCGCAAAATCTCATTCTCCGGTAATTTATCCCATCGCTGTTATTCAAAGTAGCAAAAATGTTTCTCAAGCTAGGAGTTTTACAGATTTTTTGTTAAGTAAAGAAGCTATTAGTATTTATCAAAAATATGGTTTTAAAAAACTATAA
- a CDS encoding NAD(P)-dependent alcohol dehydrogenase translates to MKTSNALTPAQGDNKENGKMKAIVQTEYGSTDVLSLQEVDKPVVTDNGVLVRVYAASVNAGDWHLMRGTPFFSRLLFGGLLKPKIAILGSDMAGRVEAVGKDVTQFKPGDEVFGDLSECGFGAFAEYVCVIETALVLKPTNASFEEAATVPGSALAALQGLRDFGQLQPGQKVLINGASGGVGSFAVQIAKTFGAEVTALCSPKKMNMVRSLGADYVVDYTKTNITKNEQRYDLILDMAAYRSVFDYLPLLTTEGTYLLVGGSAAQFLQMMFLGDWISRISRRKVKYLACKPNQQDLLTLKELIVAGKIVPFIDQCYNLSEVPAAIRHLEQRQVMGKVAIRV, encoded by the coding sequence ATGAAAACATCGAATGCCCTCACCCCTGCCCAAGGGGATAACAAAGAGAATGGCAAAATGAAAGCGATCGTTCAGACCGAATACGGTTCAACGGATGTATTGAGTTTGCAAGAAGTTGACAAGCCTGTAGTAACAGATAATGGCGTGTTGGTGCGGGTTTATGCTGCGTCCGTCAATGCCGGGGACTGGCATTTGATGCGAGGAACTCCATTTTTCAGCCGCCTTCTTTTTGGGGGGCTACTCAAGCCAAAGATTGCGATCCTCGGCTCTGATATGGCAGGACGGGTTGAAGCTGTTGGCAAAGATGTCACGCAATTTAAGCCTGGTGATGAGGTCTTTGGGGATTTGTCTGAGTGTGGTTTTGGGGCATTTGCCGAGTACGTCTGTGTTATAGAAACGGCATTGGTGCTAAAACCAACCAATGCCTCCTTTGAAGAAGCTGCAACTGTTCCGGGATCGGCTCTTGCCGCTTTGCAGGGTTTACGGGATTTTGGGCAACTTCAGCCAGGGCAGAAGGTGTTAATCAATGGTGCCTCCGGTGGGGTGGGGTCGTTTGCGGTGCAAATTGCCAAAACCTTTGGCGCTGAAGTGACTGCCCTATGCAGTCCGAAAAAAATGAACATGGTGCGATCTCTTGGTGCAGACTATGTTGTTGACTATACAAAAACAAATATTACCAAAAATGAGCAGCGTTATGACCTCATACTTGATATGGCAGCCTACCGTTCAGTGTTTGACTATTTGCCACTATTAACCACCGAGGGAACTTACCTTTTAGTCGGCGGATCTGCTGCTCAATTTCTCCAGATGATGTTTCTTGGCGATTGGATTTCGAGAATTAGTCGCCGGAAAGTAAAATATCTAGCCTGCAAACCAAATCAACAGGATCTCCTCACGTTGAAAGAATTGATCGTGGCAGGGAAAATCGTCCCCTTTATCGACCAGTGCTACAACCTTAGTGAAGTCCCCGCAGCAATTCGTCACCTCGAACAGAGGCAGGTAATGGGGAAAGTCGCCATTCGGGTTTGA
- a CDS encoding GNAT family N-acetyltransferase yields the protein MYIRDAVEADLSAIVSIYNASIPGRLATADLNPVSVESRLEWFYQHSSTLRPIWVMETDKLILGWLSFQSFYGRPAYQATAEISIYVSPTHQRQRVAYKLLTQAVAHSPSLGLKTLLGFIFAHNQPSIKLFERFGFQTWGYLPQVAKLDIIERDLLIMGLKIT from the coding sequence ATGTATATCAGAGATGCGGTGGAAGCTGATTTAAGTGCGATCGTTTCTATCTATAATGCTTCTATCCCTGGTCGTCTAGCAACGGCGGACTTAAACCCCGTCTCGGTGGAAAGTCGCCTGGAGTGGTTTTATCAGCATTCTTCTACGCTGCGCCCAATTTGGGTAATGGAAACAGATAAACTTATTTTAGGATGGTTGAGTTTTCAATCGTTTTACGGACGACCAGCCTACCAAGCAACGGCGGAAATTAGTATTTATGTCTCGCCTACCCACCAACGCCAGCGCGTGGCGTACAAGTTGCTTACGCAAGCAGTTGCTCATAGTCCCAGCTTAGGATTAAAAACTTTGCTAGGTTTTATTTTTGCCCACAATCAGCCCAGCATAAAGTTGTTTGAGCGATTTGGCTTTCAAACTTGGGGATATTTGCCTCAAGTAGCAAAGTTAGACATAATTGAGCGCGATTTATTAATTATGGGGCTTAAAATAACTTAA
- the modB gene encoding molybdate ABC transporter permease subunit — protein sequence MLDFSPLWISLKTTLTATIITFFLGIATAWWIFNYHGKCKNLIDGLLTLPLVLPPTVVGFFLLLILGKNGIGQLLQLLGTTVIFTWYATVIAAIVVAFPLMYKTALGTFKQIDANLLAAARTLGASEWRVFWEVTLPLSKSGIIAGTILTFARALGEFGATLMLAGNIPGETQTIPVAIFFAAEGGEIDNALVWVLVIVAISLGATFGLNYWSDLPQIQETSYQQRNEHYLSLPITNFKRTKNNLLVNIQKYLPNYNLITNFTIDNYPLGLLGASGAGKSMILRCIAGLEKPNSGCIVLNGRVLFDKQKQINLPIRDRNIGFVFQNYALFPHLNVAQNIAFGLKHLSPQERNRRVNELITLMHLQGLPTRHPKNLSGGQQQRVALARALAVQPEVLLLDEPFSALDTHLRSQLEKQLISIVSNYQGVTLFVTHNLEEAYRVCKNLLVLSEGKTVASGSKESIFEHPQTFTTAQITGCKNFSRAQVISSQQVRAIDWDCTLQVIETISNPVHIGIRAHQISFRDTLTENTFPCWVVQTSETPHRMTIYLKLHQPPTQLNDYHLQAEVFKEKWAALKDRPFPWLVYLDPARLFLMDS from the coding sequence ATGCTAGACTTTTCTCCGCTTTGGATATCTCTTAAAACTACTTTAACTGCCACAATAATTACTTTTTTTCTAGGAATTGCTACAGCTTGGTGGATATTTAACTATCACGGTAAATGTAAAAACTTAATAGACGGATTGCTTACGCTACCTTTAGTTTTACCTCCTACTGTAGTAGGGTTTTTCTTACTATTAATACTAGGTAAAAATGGAATTGGGCAATTACTCCAACTATTAGGAACTACAGTAATTTTTACTTGGTATGCAACGGTAATTGCTGCTATTGTAGTTGCTTTTCCCTTAATGTATAAAACAGCGTTAGGAACATTTAAACAAATAGATGCAAATTTACTTGCAGCAGCGCGAACGCTAGGCGCATCAGAGTGGCGGGTTTTTTGGGAAGTTACTTTACCCCTAAGTAAGTCGGGAATTATTGCCGGAACTATTTTGACTTTTGCTCGTGCTTTGGGCGAATTCGGGGCAACTTTAATGTTGGCGGGGAATATTCCTGGAGAAACTCAAACTATCCCCGTTGCTATATTTTTTGCCGCCGAAGGTGGAGAAATAGATAATGCTTTGGTGTGGGTATTAGTAATTGTGGCAATTTCCCTAGGAGCAACGTTTGGCTTAAATTATTGGTCAGATTTACCACAGATACAAGAAACTTCTTACCAGCAAAGAAATGAACATTATCTAAGTCTCCCAATAACTAATTTCAAGAGAACCAAAAATAATTTACTTGTAAATATTCAAAAATATTTGCCTAACTATAATCTAATAACTAACTTCACTATCGATAATTATCCGCTCGGATTATTAGGCGCTTCAGGAGCAGGTAAAAGTATGATTTTGCGCTGCATTGCGGGGTTAGAAAAGCCTAATAGTGGTTGCATTGTACTAAATGGACGAGTGCTATTTGACAAGCAAAAACAAATTAACTTACCTATACGCGATCGCAATATTGGTTTTGTCTTTCAAAATTATGCCTTGTTTCCCCACCTAAACGTTGCTCAAAACATTGCTTTTGGGCTAAAACACTTGTCCCCTCAAGAACGAAATCGGCGCGTAAACGAACTAATAACCCTCATGCACCTCCAAGGATTACCAACACGCCATCCCAAAAACTTATCGGGGGGACAACAGCAGCGAGTAGCCTTAGCGAGGGCTTTAGCAGTACAACCGGAGGTACTTTTATTAGATGAGCCTTTTTCGGCTTTAGATACTCACCTGCGTAGCCAACTAGAAAAACAGCTAATTTCTATTGTTAGCAACTACCAAGGTGTAACGCTATTTGTCACCCACAATTTAGAAGAAGCTTATCGAGTTTGTAAAAATCTTTTGGTACTTTCAGAAGGTAAAACGGTTGCTTCCGGAAGTAAAGAAAGCATTTTTGAGCATCCCCAAACCTTTACCACCGCTCAAATTACCGGATGCAAAAATTTCTCTCGCGCTCAAGTTATATCATCCCAACAAGTACGCGCCATAGATTGGGATTGTACTTTGCAGGTGATAGAAACTATCTCTAACCCAGTACATATAGGGATTCGCGCCCATCAAATAAGTTTTAGAGATACCCTGACAGAAAACACATTTCCTTGCTGGGTTGTGCAAACGAGCGAAACACCCCACCGCATGACAATATATCTCAAACTACACCAGCCACCCACTCAACTTAACGATTATCATCTGCAAGCAGAAGTGTTTAAAGAAAAGTGGGCGGCTTTAAAAGATCGCCCTTTTCCCTGGCTTGTATATTTAGATCCCGCGCGGCTATTTTTGATGGATAGCTAG